The genomic DNA GCGGCCGCCTTGCGCTCGGGGGTGAGCGGCACGACCGCGTCGCCGACCCGCACGCCCGTGCAGCGCTCGAGCAGCACGTCGGGTGCGCCCTTCGACAGCACGACCGCGGTGCCGTCGGCGCGGCGGTGCACGGTCGACATCATCTTGCGTTCGGAGCTGAACGGCACGTCGCCGATACGGCCGTACTGCTCGGTGGCCTCGACGGTGCCGTCGAGCTTGTGCGCGGCGACGAGGAACGCGGCTTCGGTCGGGTCGCCCTCGATCTCCCAGACGCCCTCGTGTTCGGCGAGTTGCGCGTCGTTCGCGAGCGAACCGGCGCCGAGCACGATCTGGGCTTCGGTGCGCAGCGCGCCGGGTTCGAGCGGCTCGCCGTTCACGGCCGCCCGCCCGATGGGCGCGTACCCGGCGCCGCTCAGGTCGACCGTGCCGCTCGCGGTCACGATGCGCTCGATGGTCATCTGGTTGGTGGTGAGGGTGCCGGTCTTGTCGGTGCAGATCACCGACGCCGAGCCGAGCGTCTCGACGCTCGAGAGCTGTTTCACGACGGCATGCTGCTTGGCCATCCGCTGCACGCCGAGGGCGAGCACGACCGACATGATCGCGGGCAGCCCCTCGGGCACCGCGGCGACCGCGAGCGAGACGCCGAGCAGCAGGATGGTCACGAAGTCGGCCGGCGTGCGGATGCCCTCGATGAGCGTGATCGTGAGCATGACGACGATGGCGATCACGATCACGATCCGCCCGAGCAGGCGCCCGATGCGGCCGACCTCCTGCTGCAGGGGGGTCGCCTCCTCGCGGGTCTCGTCGAGCATCGTGGCGATGGCGCCCATCTGGGTCGCCATGCCGGTCTCGGTGACGATCGCACGCCCGGTGCCGCGCGCGACCGCGGTGCCCTTGTAGACCATGTCGAGCCGGTCGCCGAGCGGCACCGGCTCGGGCAGGGTCGTCGCGGACTTCTCGACCGCTTCGCTCTCGCCGGTGAGGGATGCCTCGGCGATCCGCAGCGCGCTGGCCCGCAGCAGGCGGCCGTCGGCGCCGACCTGGTCGCCCTCGCCGAGGACGAGGAGGTCGCCGGGCACGAGTTCCGCGGATGCCACGGTGCGGAGTTCACCGTCGCGCAGCACGGTCGACTGGGCCTGCGTCATCACCGAGAGCGCGGCGACGGCCTGTTCGGCGCGGGCCTCCTGCACGAGGCCGAGCACCGCGTTGAGGATGATGATCGCGCCGATTACGACGGCGTCGATCGGCCAGCCGTGCGCGCCCTCGACGATCCACGCGACGACCGAGATCGCGACGGCGACGAGCAGCAGGATGATCAGCGGGTCGGTGAACTGGGCGAGGATGCGCCGCCAGAGCGGGTTCTTCTTCGTCGACCGCAGCTCGTTGGGGCCGTGTTCGGCGAGCCGGCGGGCGGCCTCGGCGGCGGTGAGGCCGGTCTCGGGGTCGACCGCGAGTGCTCGCGCGACGTCGGCGGCATCCGTCAGCGACGGATCCGAGCGGGCGATGGACGGATCCCCCTGATCGGTCACCCGCCCAGTCTGTCATCCTGCTCGCGGTCGGGAATGGATGCGCGGGGGTCGGAGTTGCAGCAAATACCCCCTAGGGGTATAGCTTGAATCCCGGAGGACGCCAGCATGAACCATATGACGCACGAGCATGAGGGGCACGGTCACGGTGGTCTCGAGACGCGTCCGACTCCGCCGGGTGCTCCTCGCCCGGCGGAACACGGACACGACATGCACGCCGGGCACGTCGGGCACGGCGATCACGTCGGGCAGTTCCGCCGGCTGTTCTGGATCATGCTCGTCATCGCGGTGCCGACGATCGTGTTCAGCCCCATGTTCGCCGACATCCTCGGCTACCGGCTGCCCGACAACGCCGTCGTCCCGTGGATCTCCCCCGTGCTCGGCACCGTGATGTACGTCTGGGGCGGTCGCCCGTTCCTCACCGGTGCGTGGAGCGAGTTGAAAGCCCGCACGCCCGGCATGATGCTGCTCATCGGACTCGCGATCACGGTCGCGTATCTCGCATCGCTCGGCGCGAGTCTCCGCATCCTCGACCACCACCTCGACTTCTGGTGGGAACTCGCCCTCCTCATCGTGATCATGCTGCTCGGCCACTGGATCGAGATGCGCTCGATCGCGCAGGCCTCCAGTGCGCTCGACGCGCTCGCCGCCCTGCTGCCCGACGAGGCGGAGCGGGTGCTCCCCACCAAGCCCGCTGAGCCCGTCGAAGCGAACCAGGTCCCCACCAAGCTCGCTGAGCCTGTCGAAGCGAACCCCGTCGAAGCGAACCAGTCGCTCCCCACCAAGCCCGCTGAGCCTGTCGAAGCGAACCCCGTCGAAGCAGGCCCCGTCCAAGCGGGACCCGTCGACGCGAACCACTCCTGGACGACGGCCCCTTCGACCGGCTCAGGGAACCAGGCGCGCACCGAGCTCGTCTCGCCCGCCGACCTGCGGGTCGGCGACCTCGTGGTCGTGCGACCCGGCGGCCGGGTGCCCGCCGACGGCGACGTCGTCGACGGGACGGCCGCAGTCGACGAATCGATGATCACCGGCGAGTCCCGCCCCGTCACTCGGGGCCCCGGCGACCGGGTCGTCGCGGGCACCGTCGCCACCGACACCGCGCTGCGCGTGCGGGTGGCCGCCGTCGGAGACGACACCGCGCTCGCCGGCATCCAGCGGCTCGTCGCGCAGGCGCAGTCGTCGACGTCGCGCGCGCAGCGCCTCGCCGACCGCGCCGCGGGCTGGCTGTTCTGGTTCGCGCTCGGCGCGGCCGTGCTCACCGCGATCGCGTGGACCCTGCTCGGCAGCCCGGACGACGCCGTCGTGCGCACGATCACGGTGCTCGTCATCGCGTGCCCGCACGCGCTGGGCCTGGCGATCCCGCTCGTCGTGCAGATCGCGACCGAGCGCGCGGCGAAGGGCGGCGTGCTCGTCACCGACCGTCTCGCACTCGAGACCATGCGCACCGTCGGTGCGGTGCTCTTCGACAAGACCGGCACCCTCACGAAGGGCGAGCCCGCGGTGACGGATGCCGCGTCCGCGCCCGAGTTCGACCTCGACGGCGTCATCGCGGTGGCGGCCGCGGTCGAGCGCGACTCGGAGCATCCGCTCGCCCGCGCCATCGTCGCGTACGCCGAAGCCCGAGGCATCGACATCCCGGCCGCCGAGTCGTTCGAGGCCGCCCCGGGGCTCGGGGTGAGTGCGATCATCGCGGGCGTGCCGGTGTTCGTCGGCGGCCCGTCGATGCTGGCCGGTCGCGGCACCGACCCGCTGCCCGTCTCCGAGCCGTGGTCGGCGGCCGGAGCGACCGTGCTGCACGTCATCGTCGGCGACGTCGTGGCGGGGGCGATCGCGCTGGCCGACGAGATCCGGCCCGAGTCGCGCGAGGCGGTCGACGCACTGCACGCGCTCGGCGTGCTGGTCGTGATGATCACGGGCGACGCCGAGCCGGTCGCCCGCTCGGTCGCGGCCGAGCTCGGCATCGACCGCGTGTTCGCGGGCGTGCGCCCCGAGGACAAGTCGGCGAAGGTGCAGGAGCTCCAGTCCGAGGGGCTGACCGTCGCGATGGTCGGCGACGGGGTGAACGACGCACCCGCGCTCGCGCAGGCCGACGTCGGCATCGCGATCGGCGCGGGCACCGACGTGGCGATC from Agromyces larvae includes the following:
- a CDS encoding copper-translocating P-type ATPase; translation: MNHMTHEHEGHGHGGLETRPTPPGAPRPAEHGHDMHAGHVGHGDHVGQFRRLFWIMLVIAVPTIVFSPMFADILGYRLPDNAVVPWISPVLGTVMYVWGGRPFLTGAWSELKARTPGMMLLIGLAITVAYLASLGASLRILDHHLDFWWELALLIVIMLLGHWIEMRSIAQASSALDALAALLPDEAERVLPTKPAEPVEANQVPTKLAEPVEANPVEANQSLPTKPAEPVEANPVEAGPVQAGPVDANHSWTTAPSTGSGNQARTELVSPADLRVGDLVVVRPGGRVPADGDVVDGTAAVDESMITGESRPVTRGPGDRVVAGTVATDTALRVRVAAVGDDTALAGIQRLVAQAQSSTSRAQRLADRAAGWLFWFALGAAVLTAIAWTLLGSPDDAVVRTITVLVIACPHALGLAIPLVVQIATERAAKGGVLVTDRLALETMRTVGAVLFDKTGTLTKGEPAVTDAASAPEFDLDGVIAVAAAVERDSEHPLARAIVAYAEARGIDIPAAESFEAAPGLGVSAIIAGVPVFVGGPSMLAGRGTDPLPVSEPWSAAGATVLHVIVGDVVAGAIALADEIRPESREAVDALHALGVLVVMITGDAEPVARSVAAELGIDRVFAGVRPEDKSAKVQELQSEGLTVAMVGDGVNDAPALAQADVGIAIGAGTDVAIASAGVVLASSDPRSVLSVIELSHATYRKMTQNLWWAAGYNLLSVPLAAGVLAPIGFVMPMSVGAILMSLSTVVVALNAQLLRRLDLRPEASVRALR
- a CDS encoding cation-translocating P-type ATPase, with protein sequence MTDQGDPSIARSDPSLTDAADVARALAVDPETGLTAAEAARRLAEHGPNELRSTKKNPLWRRILAQFTDPLIILLLVAVAISVVAWIVEGAHGWPIDAVVIGAIIILNAVLGLVQEARAEQAVAALSVMTQAQSTVLRDGELRTVASAELVPGDLLVLGEGDQVGADGRLLRASALRIAEASLTGESEAVEKSATTLPEPVPLGDRLDMVYKGTAVARGTGRAIVTETGMATQMGAIATMLDETREEATPLQQEVGRIGRLLGRIVIVIAIVVMLTITLIEGIRTPADFVTILLLGVSLAVAAVPEGLPAIMSVVLALGVQRMAKQHAVVKQLSSVETLGSASVICTDKTGTLTTNQMTIERIVTASGTVDLSGAGYAPIGRAAVNGEPLEPGALRTEAQIVLGAGSLANDAQLAEHEGVWEIEGDPTEAAFLVAAHKLDGTVEATEQYGRIGDVPFSSERKMMSTVHRRADGTAVVLSKGAPDVLLERCTGVRVGDAVVPLTPERKAAALADIEALSQAAYRTLGVAYREAPEFGATGPTGGSGASDATGGSGVSDATGGSGVSDAAGESDATGARAGGASGPIVEPDESHERDLVYAGAVGIIDPPRPEVPPAITEAHRAGVRVIMITGDHPATAARIAADLGIVEPGQAAALTGTQLDALDDEAFAQAVRDVSVFARVAPEHKLRIVDALQDDGLVVAMTGDGVNDAPALKSADIGIAMGITGTEVTKEAANMVLADDDFATIVEAVREGRVIFDNIRKFLRYLLYSNMGEVLTVFFGVVFAGVLGLSDASNESIVLPLLATQILWINLVTDSAPALAMGVDPEIDDVMARPPRGMHERAIDGRMWVGIVTTGVTMAVVTLVTLDLFLPGGLIPGETGTVDVARTAGFTVLVFMALLTAFVARSATRSAFHGLFSNRWLVGAFVLGVVLQVLVVTWAPLQVAFGTAALDGAHWLWCAVAATSVLWVDEIRKAFVRATDRRRAASGIPAVRDAGRRVAGDGGSRHPSSLP